The Triticum aestivum cultivar Chinese Spring chromosome 7B, IWGSC CS RefSeq v2.1, whole genome shotgun sequence genome window below encodes:
- the LOC123159344 gene encoding deoxyuridine 5'-triphosphate nucleotidohydrolase-like: MIRSCNKEGTRPSSRLVQQVRTTLWLLLLIHVHVLKRVIDADYHCLVGVVLFNHSEVDFAVKPGDRVTQMIVQVIVTPEVTEVEDLDTIVWGEGGLGSTSI; the protein is encoded by the exons ATGATTCGTTCATGCAACAAGGAGGGTACCCGCCCTTCTTCACGTCTCGTGCAACAAGTAAGGACCACCCTCTGGCTATTACTATTGATTCATGTGCATGTGCTGAAAA GGGTGATCGACGCGGACTACCACTGCCTGGTGGGCGTCGTGCTCTTCAACCACTCGGAGGTGGACTTCGCCGTGAAGCCCGGCGACCGCGTCACACAGATGATCGTCCAGGTGATCGTGACGCCGGAGGTCACTGAGGTGGAGGACCTCGATACCATCGTTTGGGGGGAGGGAGGATTGGGGTCCACCAGCATCTGA